GGCCGCCTACCACCGGGGCGTCGAGCACTACGTCACGTCGTTCGAGTTCGCCGGCCAGGGCCAGGAGATCGGCTCGATCGTGCCCCTGCCCGGCGTGCCGACGAAGGTCGTGAAGGGCGGCGACTGGACGCTGCAGCGGCTCGTGATCGAGACGCAGCCTCCCGCCCCGGAATCCGCCCTCTTCGCGGTCGCCGCCGACCGCGCGGCCGAGGTGCTGCTCGAGACCGAGATCGATTCCCTCGACATCACCGTCCTCAGGGGCGGGGCGCTCGCGGTGGGCACGTGGGCCCGAGAGCACGGCTACTTCCTGCCCCCAGACGCCCCCGCGGTGCTGGAGTTCTACGCCGAGCGGAGCCCGATCTTCCTCGCTGCCCGGTTCAACGCGGAGCGGGCCGCCGAGCAAGGCGAGCAGCGCGGGGAAGGCACCCCGATCCACGTAGTGATCCCGACCCCCGACCCGTGGGTGCCCCTTCGGATCCTGGGGCTCGGACGGCAGCCGTCCGAGATCGTGCAGGCCGATGTGTTCCTGCTGACCGACGTGGCCCCGACGATGCTCCCCCAGGCGGTCGAGCCGAACGGCGACGAGGATCAGCGGGGGCTGATCCTGCGGACCAGCGAGCGGGCGTCGGACTCCCTGATGCGCGATCTGCGCTCGGACGCGCGCATGGGCTGGCTCCCGGAGCAGGACATGTGGCTCACCCAGGTGCAGGTCAACGAGCGAGCCGACCGGCTCACCCATGACCTCGCGATCGACGCGAGCGGCTACGGACAGCCCGATCCGATCGCGGCGGGACTGGCGCGGCCGATGCGCGCGGCCTCCGCCGGCACGATCCCCGTGGGTGCCCTCGCGGCGGTCACCGTCGGCACGGCACTCGTCGTGGCCACGGGGCTGGCGCTGATCGGTCGGCGACGCGGCGGCTTCCGGCGGCCCGCGTGATCGCCCGGCCCGCCGCCGGACTCACCGTCGCCACCGTGGGCGTGATCTTCCTCGGCGCGCTGGCGATGGGCGGCGGCGCGGTCCCGGGCGTTGACGGGGCCCGGGAGGTAAGGATCGTCGTGCACCATTCGCGCTTCGACGTCGCAACCGTCGAGGTCGAGTCGGGTGAGACCGTGCGGTTCGTGCTCGAGAACACCGACCCGATCGACCACGAGTTCATCGTCGGCGACGCCCGCGTGCAGCTCGCGCACGAGCGCGGCTCGGAGGCGCACCATCCGCCGGGGCCCGGAGAGATCACGGTGCCCGCGGGCGCGACGCAGGCGACGACCGTCACCTTCCCGACGTCGCCCCAGACGACGCTGTTCGGCTGTCACCTGCCCGGGCACTACGCGTTCGGCATGGTCGGCACCGTCCGGATCGGCTGACCGCCCGGGCCGCGCGCCTACCCGGAGAAGTGCGCCTCGAGGTCGGGCGTCGCCCGTTCGCGCAGCGCCGCCGCCACCCGCTGGCGCTCGAGCATCTGCTCGAGCATCTTGGCCGACTGCGGGATCGGGTGCGCGGCGAAGAACGCCTGGGCCTCGTTCACCTGTTCGGGCAGCGTGAGGTAGCGCACGCCTTCGACCAGGCGGATCGTGAGCTGTGACGGGAACCGCTCCTCGGCCTCGTTCCAGCGTTCCTGGAGGATCGCCCACGCGCGATCGCCCAGGTCGCGGTTGATCAGCGAGTACGCGAAAACGAACGGCGCATCCTGGCTGCGGATGTCGTCGCCGAACGTCGCTTCGAGTGTGCGCTCGAACAGCTCGGCATCGCGGAAGAGCGGCAGGGCGAACAGATACCGGTACTGCTCCTGGGGCGTGGGCGACTCCCGGTAGGCCGTCCAGTAGTGCTCGTAGTCGGCCGCATCGCCGTTCGTCGCGACCACGTTCACGGCGGCCGCCGCGAGCGACGCGTCGACCGGCTTGCCAGCGCGCGCCTCCGCCTCGAACTCCCGGGCGGCCGCCTCCGCGTTCGGGTCTGCGCCGAGCACGCCGAGGCCTTGCAGCAGGGCCCCCCGCAGTGCCCGCATGCGGTCGGACTCGTCGGCATCGGCTTCCCACCCGAGCCGATCCATCGCGGGCGCCACGAGGCGCCGGACGAAGGCACGGAACCGCTCCCGCGGTTCCCCCTCGAGGAAGCGGTCGCACCACCCCAGGCCCTGCAGCAGCACCTGCCAGACGGCGAGGTCGTCCTCGTCGCCGTACCGCGATGCCGCGACCACGAACTCCGACGCCGACGCGGCCCCCGACGACACCGCGGCCCAGTGGTCGTCGACCAGGCCGTAACGTTCGAGGGGCGAGATCTCGGGGAGCCGGTCGGTCAGGCGTTCCAGCAGACCTCCCTCGTAGCGGACCCGGATGAAGCTGCTCGCCCCCGCGTTCGCGACCACGGCGGCGTCGGCGGCCTCGTCCACGAGGATGCCGTCGGCCGGCACCAACACCGACGACTCGCCCCCGTCGAGCGCCCGCACGCGCAACGGCACATCCCACACGGAGTGATCGGTGCCGCCGTCGGCAAGGAACCGTCGCTGATCGAGTCGCACCCCGTCGGCGCTCGGCGAGGCGGTCACGAGCGGGTAGCCGCCCTGCCAGATCCACTGATCCATGATGCGACGGACCGGTTCGCCGCTCGCCTCCTCGATCGCGTGCCACAGGTCATGCGTCTCGGTGTTCCCGTAGGCGTGACGGGCGAGGTACAGCCGGATGCCCTCGCGGAAGCGGTCGGCCCCCAGGTACTGCTCGAGCATGCGCAGGATCGCGGCACCCTTCTGGTAGGTCAGCACGTCGAACATGCCCGAGGCGTCGTCGGGCGAGTGCACGGGGTACTCGATCGCACGGGTCGAGCGCAACGCGTCGACCTCCTTCGCGGCGGTCACGCCGCGGGCGAACGTGTTCCACTGCTCCCAGTCGGGGCGCCACGCGTCGACCGTGACGAGCGCCATGAACGTGGCGAACGCCTCGTTCAGCCAGATCCCGTTCCACCACCGCATCGTGACGAGGTTGCCGAACCACTGGTGTGCGAGTTCGTGCGCCACGACGTCGGCGATGTTCTCGAGCTCGGGCTGGGTCGCGTGTTCGGGGTCGACGAGCAGCAGCGACTCCCGGTAGGTGATCAGGCCCGTGTTCTCCATCGCCCCCTGCGCGAAGTCGGGGATCGCGATGAAGTCGACCTTCCGGTCGGGGTAGGGGATGGCGTAGTACTCCGTGAAGAACCGCAGCGAGAACTCGCCCGCCTCGAGGGCGAACCGGGCGAGGTGACCCTTGCCGGGCAGGTGCACGAGCCGCAGCGGGACGCCGTCGACGTCGATCGGGTCGGTGATCTCCAGCCGGCCCACGACGAACGCGACGAGGTAGGTCGACATCGACATCGTGTCGGCGAACCGCACGCGAACGCGGCCGTCCCCGATCCGCTCGCGCTCGATCTCCGGCCCGTTCGAGAGGGCCACGACGTCGCCGGGCACGACGAGCGCGATGCCGAAGACCGCTTTGAGGTCGGGCTCGTCCCAGCACGGGAACGCCCGGCGAGCGTCGGCCGCCTCGAACTGCGTCGTCGCGATCGTGTGGGTGCCCTCGTCGTCGGTGTAGGTGGACCGGTAGAAACCGTGGAGCTGATCGTTCAGCACCCCTCGGAACGAGGCCGAGAGCGACCACGGCCCCGCATCGGCGGCGCTCTCGAGCGTCAGGGTGGCGCGCTGGAGCTCTTCGTCGAGCGCGACGGCCGTGACCGTGATCTCGGTGCCGTCGTCGTGACGCAGGACCGCATCGTCGATCGCGAGATCGAGCGCGTTCACCACGATCTCGTCGACGCGTTCGTGCACCTCGACGACGGCGCGGACCGTGCCCGAGAAGGTCGCCGCCTCCAGGTCGGGCTCGAGGACTAGGTCGTATCGGGTCGGGACGACGGTGCGGGGAAGCCGGTAACGATCCTGCATGGACCCGAAGCCTATCGTGCCGCCACCGCTCGTGAGGTGGGTGCGTTCCGCGGCATCGTTCCCCGTGAACGCGAACCCGTGAGACCCTGCTCGGGGAGGTTCCGACAGGACCCATGCGAACGTCACGAAGCGACGAAGGCACCGACCGGAGCCACGTGGAGCTCGGGTTCGTGACCGAACCCGGTGTCTCCGACCACGACCGTCGAACCGACGCGCGTCGGCGCATGGTCACGCTCACGTCCTTCGGTGTGGTGACCCTCCTCGCGATCGCGGCCGTGATCGTGAGCGAGGACGGGAACGAGCCTCCACGGTCCGCGACGGTGAGCGACGCCGGCGTCCCCGGTACGTCGGCGCTGCAGCCAGGGACCTATCCGCTGCCCGGTCTCTCCGCCCCCGTCTCGATCACCGTGCCGGCCGGGTGGTCGGCCGGGAACTCGATCTGGGGTACGGCGGGCGAGGGGCTCGCGGCGGTCTCCAGCGGGCGACGGGGAGCCTCGGTCAGCATCGCGCTCCTCGACGTCGGACGCCTCCATCCGTACTCGGTGTCGAAGGATGCCCCGCTCGATCGTCCGGGCACCCCGGCCTGGTTCCGACGGTCGCTCGGAGACTACACGGCGCGCGTGGAGCCTCGCCTGCGCGATCGGGTGGTCGGCCACCGGCTCGACTGGCGGGGGCCGCCGGTCCTGGCATGGCTGCTGACGTTCACCGACCGCGGCCCCATCGAGGTGGCCGACGACGTGATCTACGACGGCCGGCGCGGCGACCTGGTCTCCTTCCCGTTCCCCG
This portion of the Actinomycetota bacterium genome encodes:
- a CDS encoding plastocyanin/azurin family copper-binding protein, with translation MIARPAAGLTVATVGVIFLGALAMGGGAVPGVDGAREVRIVVHHSRFDVATVEVESGETVRFVLENTDPIDHEFIVGDARVQLAHERGSEAHHPPGPGEITVPAGATQATTVTFPTSPQTTLFGCHLPGHYAFGMVGTVRIG
- a CDS encoding M1 family metallopeptidase → MQDRYRLPRTVVPTRYDLVLEPDLEAATFSGTVRAVVEVHERVDEIVVNALDLAIDDAVLRHDDGTEITVTAVALDEELQRATLTLESAADAGPWSLSASFRGVLNDQLHGFYRSTYTDDEGTHTIATTQFEAADARRAFPCWDEPDLKAVFGIALVVPGDVVALSNGPEIERERIGDGRVRVRFADTMSMSTYLVAFVVGRLEITDPIDVDGVPLRLVHLPGKGHLARFALEAGEFSLRFFTEYYAIPYPDRKVDFIAIPDFAQGAMENTGLITYRESLLLVDPEHATQPELENIADVVAHELAHQWFGNLVTMRWWNGIWLNEAFATFMALVTVDAWRPDWEQWNTFARGVTAAKEVDALRSTRAIEYPVHSPDDASGMFDVLTYQKGAAILRMLEQYLGADRFREGIRLYLARHAYGNTETHDLWHAIEEASGEPVRRIMDQWIWQGGYPLVTASPSADGVRLDQRRFLADGGTDHSVWDVPLRVRALDGGESSVLVPADGILVDEAADAAVVANAGASSFIRVRYEGGLLERLTDRLPEISPLERYGLVDDHWAAVSSGAASASEFVVAASRYGDEDDLAVWQVLLQGLGWCDRFLEGEPRERFRAFVRRLVAPAMDRLGWEADADESDRMRALRGALLQGLGVLGADPNAEAAAREFEAEARAGKPVDASLAAAAVNVVATNGDAADYEHYWTAYRESPTPQEQYRYLFALPLFRDAELFERTLEATFGDDIRSQDAPFVFAYSLINRDLGDRAWAILQERWNEAEERFPSQLTIRLVEGVRYLTLPEQVNEAQAFFAAHPIPQSAKMLEQMLERQRVAAALRERATPDLEAHFSG
- a CDS encoding DUF2330 domain-containing protein, producing MAGTPHRLRRSAIVALSAAILVTGPAGAALACGGLVTPNGTINLVRTTTLAAYHRGVEHYVTSFEFAGQGQEIGSIVPLPGVPTKVVKGGDWTLQRLVIETQPPAPESALFAVAADRAAEVLLETEIDSLDITVLRGGALAVGTWAREHGYFLPPDAPAVLEFYAERSPIFLAARFNAERAAEQGEQRGEGTPIHVVIPTPDPWVPLRILGLGRQPSEIVQADVFLLTDVAPTMLPQAVEPNGDEDQRGLILRTSERASDSLMRDLRSDARMGWLPEQDMWLTQVQVNERADRLTHDLAIDASGYGQPDPIAAGLARPMRAASAGTIPVGALAAVTVGTALVVATGLALIGRRRGGFRRPA